tctctcttagaGCTTGGTCTTTTGtcctacaatataaaaaaaatgagtccatttttcatcttaaaaaatgtgttaaaataatacaataaaggactacaatttgattcacatcaatATATTCGTAGATCTATGTATTTTACACGTAAACCGGTTTTATTCTCATAGGGATCTGTTTGCTTTTGGCGTGTTTCTGTTGTGCAACACTAACAGGATTCACATCACATTTTCCTTAAATACTCCTCCAATCCTAGAACAGTACCACGTGCACGGCACATATAAGTATGTAGCACGCTCTTTAAGAAGTAACTTTTCCGTCTTTCGCAAGCTGGAAATCCCTTCATTTGTTTATTGTAGGCCCACAGATGGGCCAACTTAGGCAATATGGAACAATTAGATCCATCTTCACAACTGCGCCACCCTTCTTCCAACTTCTCTATTTCATGCGCTCCCGCTTATCCTTACCAATATCACACCGAATCCCTGCCAGAAATGCATCTACACATACAAACCAACCCATAAAACATATAGAAAGTGATCGAAAATACGTAACACAAATCAACCTATCGAAGCCTCAGAGAATCTCAATGCACATATTTCATATTCAGATCGATATTCATGACAGAGTTACAATCTCCAGTCTTAATTTTGCCACTGACAACGATACTTCCAATTCGTACTCATGTTGTGACAGTATTAATTCCAACTCTCGTGGAACTAACAAAGACACCTATACCATATGTCATTCCAGACTTCGTTTCTCTAAATGCCAGAGTTCGAGCTATTGAATAGAAAAATAGATCGAACCAAGAAGAAAGGTTCAATGAGATGCCCTAGTCTTTCAAGATGCTCATGAGATGTGTTAAGATTCAGCTACGAaagttatatatatgtaacttGCATGTTAGAGGGCCGAAACAAGACAAATTATTTAGTTGAATCATGAAGAAGTATTTTGGTCGCGATAAGGAATACTATACATGGTTTGAGGACAACTCATTCTGAAGAAACGAGTAACGATGCATacatagaaattaattagattaatattcTTCCCTTCTATAAATTAGCATTTCCgaaattcattaattgttttggtatttatttgattttctaaaTTGTAGAGATATTAGTGTTGGCAACAACATAATGGAGGGTTAAGAATAGGCTTTGGTAGATCGAAATTCTACCTAAAGATGTTaatgatgcactttttattagaaCTAAATAatcctgcaagtatacagggcATATATAGCATAGCTAAATGTTAGTatcggatatcgaacacaagGAACACGAACACAAATTGACTCTCTTCTACCAGGCTTCTTCTACTAGTTGGAAAAACAAAAGGTTTtggaatttttgaaaataaaacttGTAAAAACAAAGATAATACGAATATAGATAAAACACAAAGAGAAATCAAATGAGATAAGGCAATTACAGGATGTGCTTTCACAGTTatagttatacaaattccaactacaacacCCTAGCACAATTCATACTTCACTAGAACGAGTCACTACTATATTGTCCGTGCGGCACAAAGTGGATTATAaacactagggttgtcaatcctagattaaTAACTCTTAAAAGCTCCTAAGCCTCTTAATGCTCTcgctctcaattaacagtgccgttttaagggaagctaattgtaacGTCAACTAAGCTCGTCTAGTTCGACAACcacctctcacgattatgtagcaagtcaATAGATCATCgcagaatgtgtcactcaaacatgaaGCAATTATCCAACACTTAGAATAAAAGCGAAGTAATGaacaaacaaatattaaataaaaagggattgtataaccaaagtcgctactaacacatccctagaattctatgaatttagttacacatggcagaataatctaaaaacatagtttgtagggtaaacaaagaaaacagaAGAACTAAGttgataaaacccaaaggttgaatctttgtagccttgatcttctcttgaatTCTTCTTGAAACACCTTGAACTTGATGAACAATGGAAGAACTCTCAAAATATTCTTGTTCTGGAATTATGCTGCAAAAGATCTCTATTGATGTCTTTCtctacttaacacacaaaacatctcttaaaatctcgtgtccTCACCCGAATATGACATCTAGTATGAGACAAATGAAGTATTTAATCATGTTTGAATCTAATCACATACCCAAAACTATCATTATTAAATGTTTACAATTTATAATGTCcctaatttttatcattatgtATCAGCCTGATGAGCTAGCTCGGCACGCAGACATTTAAGGTTAGGATTGAAAATTTCCAACTCGATTAGCTCGTACATGACTAACCCACAATCCGAGTAGGGGTGACCCAAAACTACTAGATTACCCGATTTATATCCCTCTATCCTTGGATATATTAAGGTTAGGACTGAAAATTTCCAACTCAATTAGCGATTAACCCACAATCCGAGTAGGCTGACCCAAAACTGCTGGATTACCCGATTTACATCCCTCTATCCTTGGATATATGCAATTAGTTCGGTAAATTGTAATTATTGACAGCTTAATtcttactcccttcgttcacCGATAAACATTCCGTTTTGCCATTTCCTCTGTTCACTAATAAAAGTCTCATTTaccttattctatttttggtaatggaccttACATACCactactttttttcactcatattttattataaaactaatacttccgtcgtcccataatagatgacataCTTGGGGAATGACATGGGATTTTTAGAGAGATTGTTTTGTGGGttagatggagagagaaaatagtatatttatattattgtgaggGAGAGCTATtttcaagaaagaaaatatagcatcttttgtgggacaaactaaaaagaaaagtataacATCTactatgagacggagggagtaaataaaattagtaatcaCCATTCACTAAGGAGTATCTATATAATCTTTACTCTCTTATTTAATCTGTTTTCACCTTGAATCCAAACAGTATGAAGTTAGACTATGTGTAGTAATGACAGAAACAAAGCCACGACATAATCAAGTTCAACCCATACATTTCTCATATCAATAgcttcttcatctctctccaTCTCCAACTGCAAACTGATACAGTTAAAGAAATTTCGATTACGTTCAAAACTCCAATCAACTGCTACTCTCATCCTAAAATCTCGCTTAAAAATCTCATCTTGATAAAAGGGCTTCAACCCAAAATCAGGTATATGGGCGGCGAAGGAGAAGGGCCGCCGCCGCTGTACCAACCGAAAGACGACCACTGGACTCACTTCGACAACTCCGTGAATGCAGTTTCTTTCGGCTTCATCGCCACCGCCATTCTCGTCTCCATGTTTCTTCTCATGGCCATTTTCGAGAAATTCCTCCGAACCACCTCTCCGGAGCTCTCACCGTcgcaccgccgccgccgccgctctGTAATTGAAGCCCAGAATCATGTTGCTGCTTTCAATGCTAAGCTCAGCTCATCTCACAAAGTGAGTTaactattactactaattattcGCTCCGTCCTTCAATATGTGTTCTACACTACATTGATCCAGCACGAgaagaaagtgagttgaaaaagatAGTGTTATGTGTCCTACTTTTATCAGTgtctcacttatagtgggtcgatccaaaatggaatacgCTTTATTTATAGTGAGACATaaaaagtattagttttataataaaatctaaGTGAAattaagttagtggaatatgaagaacattaccaaaagtaataaaaaaagttagtggaatatgaagaATATTAccaaaagtaataaaaagtgaagtgagacaattaataagaaacagaccaaaatggaaaactggaaCACATAAAGAGGTACATACGGgtaattttctcttaaaatCATTTATAGTGCATATTTAATTGCTTgcactattaattaattagataaagtaatttaggaaattttattttatactcctaacaaagaattttaattagaattcATCTTATTGCATCAGATAAGAGGGAATCCGAACCTATAAAGATCCCAAATCTTACTAAGAAGCTACACAAGTACCAACATTGTTGAAAGATTAAATCCTGCAGCATAAACATGGGGCATATGTAGACAAGTAATTAAACAATGGAACtttgtgttttaattattgttttccATGTCATAAAGCTCACATTTTCttggaataaaaattaatttcatgtgcTTGACCATGTGATTCTAGTACAGTGGGAGTCCTCTTTGTATATGTTAGCTTATAAAATGGTCCCATCTGCAAGTTTGGTGGTTTATTGGTCCCTACCCGCCTTTATAGTTCTTGAATGGGGATAAGCCTCGCGTTGTCGTACGTGACCTCTCTATTCCTCGATCGTTTACTCATTTATGATCACGATTGTCGATCGCCCCCTCCTTGTTCCGGGGACAGGCTACCATGGCTTTAAATTCAATTGTTTCTTGCTATGGAGactttgtttaattttatttggactttgatatatattaattggagaatGATAATAGACAGTGAGACAGTCTTAGTTGTATGTGTTTGCTAAATGATGGTTGTTGAGATAAGGATAACACTTTGCTTTTGTTTATGTTGGCTTatcctaaaattttaaagtgtCTTAGGATTATAGAACATCTTGGACTAATTGATTCTTCAATTTGGTGTGATTTATTTCCTCACCCATCATTTTGTACTTGTAATCTTGTAATATATTACGTGTATTGGTATAATTTCTTGGGAATTTGGAACTAAATTGCAATAGTAATCATGTAAATGCGTAGATAGTTTGAACTTTGAGGTCTATTTGATTATGTTGGTGACAACcttaatattttagtaaatggTGTACAATTTATTTCCTTAGGCCACGGAGGTTTCTGTGGTGATGCCGGGTGAGAAAGTGCCGACCTTCATCGCTCAGCCAGCTCCGGCTCCTTGCCCTCCGGAGCGTGGCCCATGGCCTCTGCATAATCCCGATGCGCCTGTCCCCGACTAGGTAAAATGTCAAGACTTGTAGAGAGGcctaatttctttaattttttttcctatggTGTCACGGAGAGAAAGGGtttttgttgtgtgtgttttttcaGATGTTTTTTACAAGTATTTGgcaaataaatataagcatTTAGAAATTAGAGGGTACTTGTGCATAAAAACtatgtattactattattgcTCATTTTTGTGGATCATTTTTGGCACTTCTTTTCAAGTGTTTTCATATCAATTTCAAGTGTTTTCATATCAAGCAACTTACAGCAgtatagtttatttttctttcattggTCGTATAAATGAATATCTGGAGTCAAACTTCATTCCTTTAGATCTTATTTCGCTGTAAAACTAGTTGATGcaagtattttgttttaagaGGATCACAATTCACAAGCCTGTTTAGATTTCAGTTCAGATATTTGCTTATTGAAccaaattgaattgaatttatatttttgattgATGAGTCTTTTGAAAGCATTTATAATTATCAAAAAGGGATTACGATATGGAATGTGACCAACTTTTGGATAAGCAAAATAGTTATATCAACATACTCTCCTGTCTTCAAAGAGTATGAATAatgagttcggcacgagttttaataaataagtggaaaaagtaagagagggagagaaatgatagtggaaataatgttagtggagagtaaggtccatattattataatgatataagttgttaatagtaatggtataagttgtaaataaaatgatgtgtaggagtagtatattgtTTGACTTTTTCCAATTaagaaagttcatactctttagagacggatgaaaaaggaaatagttcataATCTTTGGGAATAGAGGGAGTGATACTTTATCCGTTCTATATTACTTGCACTTTTCTGTTAAGGTTCTCCCCAAACTATTTACACTATTTCCATTATAAGTAAGAATTAGAGTATTTAATGGAGTAgattatactccatctgtctctgaaaatttatcacttatttctatttccGCCCATCACTAAAAATAGTTCCCtttcacttttaacatttttggtAGGGACTCTctacgttccactaactcattccaccacattttattatacaactaatatataaaagtagaacttACATGTCAGtgactttttcaacccactttctattacattttttaaaattcatgtcaagTCAAATGATggcaaattatctgggacagAGGGGAGGGGATAGTTATAAGAGTTTCcttattaattgatttctcATTAAACTTAAAGTACTacagtaatttatttatgcaaaataatcaATCCCAAATTTACGATCTAAAAAAAGTGCTAATAACATGGAACGAAAGGAA
The genomic region above belongs to Salvia hispanica cultivar TCC Black 2014 chromosome 3, UniMelb_Shisp_WGS_1.0, whole genome shotgun sequence and contains:
- the LOC125210525 gene encoding uncharacterized protein LOC125210525; this translates as MGGEGEGPPPLYQPKDDHWTHFDNSVNAVSFGFIATAILVSMFLLMAIFEKFLRTTSPELSPSHRRRRRSVIEAQNHVAAFNAKLSSSHKATEVSVVMPGEKVPTFIAQPAPAPCPPERGPWPLHNPDAPVPD